One Vespa crabro chromosome 1, iyVesCrab1.2, whole genome shotgun sequence genomic region harbors:
- the LOC124428340 gene encoding 6-phosphofructo-2-kinase/fructose-2,6-bisphosphatase isoform X3, with product MVGLPARGKTYISKKLCRYLNWIGINTKVFNLGEYRRHATTAYQCHEFFRADNIKAMAIRTQCAVDALNDVCRWLESGDGEVAVFDATNSTVDRRKMIHDIVVGKMDYKLFFVESVCNDPEIVEQNIMEVKVSSPDYANMNKEEVLADFMLRIEHYREKYEPLDEDYETDLSFMKIYNTGEKVIVHKHEGHIQSRIVYYLMNIHIVPRTIYLTRHGESMMNLEGRIGGDSDLSERGWEYARALATFITSQDIQGLRVWTSWLKRTIQTAGDVEAPQERWKALNEIDAGICEEMTYAEIAEKYPTDFAARDQNKFPYRYPRGESYEDLVARLEPVIMELERQGNVLVVSHQAVLRCLLAYFLDKSSEELPYLQVPLHTIIKLTPVAYGCKVEHIRLPIDAVDTHRPKPKIPGYLEDRFRRKGKVLRT from the exons ATGGTGGGTTTGCCAGCTCGAGGCAAGACCTATATTTCGAAGAAGCTCTGCAGGTATCTCAATTGGATCGGAATAAACACGAAGGTCTTCAATCTCGGCGAGTATAGAAGGCATGCGACGACTGCCTATCAATGCCACGAATTTTTCCGTGCGGATAACATAAAAGCTATGGCGATAAGAACACAATGTGCCGTGGATGCGTTGAACGACGTTTGTCGTTGGCTCGAGAGTGGCGACGGAGAAGTTGCCGTTTTCGATGCTACCAATTCTACTGTGGATCGACGTAAAATGATACACGATATTGTTGTAGGAAAGATGGATTACAAGCTCTTCTTCGTCGAATCTGTTTGTAACGATCCTGAGATAGTCGAGCAAAATATTATGGAG GTCAAAGTCAGCAGTCCAGATTATGCGAATATGAATAAGGAAGAAGTATTGGCCGATTTTATGTTGCGGATCGAACATTATAGGGAAAAATATGAGCCACTGGACGAGGATTATGAGACTGATCTGTCCTTTATGAAAATCTATAACACCGGCGAAAAAGTTATAGTGCACAAACACGAGGGACACATACAGAGCAGGATCGTCTACTATTTGATGAACATTCACATTGTACCTCGTACGATATATCTAACCAGGCATGGCGAGAGTATGATGAATCTGGAAGGTAGAATAGGAGGTGACTCGGATCTTAGTGAAAGAGGTTGGGAGTACGCCAGGGCATTAGCTACCTTCATTACCAGTCAGGATATTCAG GGTCTAAGAGTATGGACAAGCTGGTTAAAAAGGACCATACAGACGGCAGGGGACGTGGAAGCACCTCAGGAAAGATGGAAGGCCCTCAATGAGATCGATGCC GGAATTTGCGAAGAGATGACCTATGCAGAGATCGCCGAGAAGTATCCTACGGATTTTGCTGCAAGGGACCAAAATAAATTCCCCTATCGTTATCCACGAGGTGAGAGCTATGAGGATTTGGTAGCACGGTTGGAACCCGTGATAATGGAATTGGAAAGGCAAGGCAATGTTTTGGTCGTCAGTCATCAAGCGGTATTACGTTGTCTGCTCGCTTATTTCTTGGATAAGAGTTCAG AGGAACTACCGTACCTCCAGGTACCATTGCATACCATCATTAAATTGACACCCGTTGCATATGGTTGTAAAGTGGAACACATACGACTACCAATCGATGCGGTGGATACTCATCGACCAAAACCAAAG ATCCCAGGATATTTGGAAGATCGATTcagaaggaaagggaaagtTCTACGCACGTGA
- the LOC124428358 gene encoding solute carrier family 25 member 35-like isoform X2 — protein sequence MATAENLTVPSIETEKPLGAEFVIGAISAAGAGLFTNPADVIKIRLQLQGELEARGAYKKIYKNTFHAAYLIAKHEGILALQSGIAPALYFQVVLNGIRLGVYNTATKYGFILDSKGNTDILKTVLITGLSGCLGGVLGSPFYLVKTQIQAQSAQSIAVGYQHGHTGTLSAFIKLWKQGGITALYRGWYANIPRLFIGSSTQLTTFSLVSDLLRSWNILTDYPITLTFVSSLIGGSCVAVTMQPFDVLATRLYNQRATKSGKGELYNGLYDALVKIIRTEGLYGLYKGTFPTWMRIAPHTVLCLVFYKKLDQLYDGMRT from the exons aTGGCTACCGCCGAAAACCTCACTGTACCAAGTATTGAAACGGAGAAACC acTCGGAGCGGAATTTGTAATAGGAGCAATTTCGGCTGCGGGCGCTGGATTATTTACTAATCCAGCGGATGTTATTAAGATACGATTGCAGCTCCAAGGAGAACTCGAAGCGAGGGGAGCttacaaaaagatatataaaaatacgtttCATGCTGCCTATCTCATAGCTAAACACGAAGGAATTTTAGCTTTACAATCTGGTATTGCACCAGCGTTATATTTTCAGGTCGTTCTCAATGGTATACGATTAGGTGTTTATAACACCGCAACAAAGTATGGTTTCATACTGGATAGTAAAGGAAATACGGATATCCTGAAAACTGTGCTCATCACAGGATTGTCTGGTTGCTTAGGGGGCGTTCTCGGTAGCCCATTTTACTTG GTCAAGACACAAATTCAAGCTCAATCCGCGCAATCTATTGCCGTTGGTTATCAACACGGTCATACAGGAACGTTGTCAGCATTTATAAAACTTTGGAAGCAAGGTGGCATAACTGCGCTATATCGTGGCTGGTATGCTAATATACCAAGATTATTTATTGGATCGTCTACGCAATTAACTACGTTCAGTTTGGTCTCAGATTTGTTACGTTCTTGGAAT ATACTTACAGATTATCCTATAACTTTaactttcgtttcttcgttaatCGGTGGATCATGTGTGGCTGTCACTATGCAACCTTTTGACGTATTGGCAACAAGATTGTACAATCAAA GAGCAACAAAAAGTGGAAAAGGTGAGCTCTATAATGGGCTCTACGACGCTTTGGTTAAAATAATACGAACAGAAGGTTTATATGGCTTATATAAAGGAACTTTCCCAACGTGGATGAGAATAGCACCACACACAGTTTTATGTTTAGTATTCTATAAGAAATTAGATCAATTGTACGACGGTATGAGAACGTAA
- the LOC124428358 gene encoding solute carrier family 25 member 35-like isoform X1, producing MATAENLTVPSIETEKPLGAEFVIGAISAAGAGLFTNPADVIKIRLQLQGELEARGAYKKIYKNTFHAAYLIAKHEGILALQSGIAPALYFQVVLNGIRLGVYNTATKYGFILDSKGNTDILKTVLITGLSGCLGGVLGSPFYLVKTQIQAQSAQSIAVGYQHGHTGTLSAFIKLWKQGGITALYRGWYANIPRLFIGSSTQLTTFSLVSDLLRSWNVSVLGGQSYDEVMSITIIFFLRFQILTDYPITLTFVSSLIGGSCVAVTMQPFDVLATRLYNQRATKSGKGELYNGLYDALVKIIRTEGLYGLYKGTFPTWMRIAPHTVLCLVFYKKLDQLYDGMRT from the exons aTGGCTACCGCCGAAAACCTCACTGTACCAAGTATTGAAACGGAGAAACC acTCGGAGCGGAATTTGTAATAGGAGCAATTTCGGCTGCGGGCGCTGGATTATTTACTAATCCAGCGGATGTTATTAAGATACGATTGCAGCTCCAAGGAGAACTCGAAGCGAGGGGAGCttacaaaaagatatataaaaatacgtttCATGCTGCCTATCTCATAGCTAAACACGAAGGAATTTTAGCTTTACAATCTGGTATTGCACCAGCGTTATATTTTCAGGTCGTTCTCAATGGTATACGATTAGGTGTTTATAACACCGCAACAAAGTATGGTTTCATACTGGATAGTAAAGGAAATACGGATATCCTGAAAACTGTGCTCATCACAGGATTGTCTGGTTGCTTAGGGGGCGTTCTCGGTAGCCCATTTTACTTG GTCAAGACACAAATTCAAGCTCAATCCGCGCAATCTATTGCCGTTGGTTATCAACACGGTCATACAGGAACGTTGTCAGCATTTATAAAACTTTGGAAGCAAGGTGGCATAACTGCGCTATATCGTGGCTGGTATGCTAATATACCAAGATTATTTATTGGATCGTCTACGCAATTAACTACGTTCAGTTTGGTCTCAGATTTGTTACGTTCTTGGAATGTAAGTGTATTAGGTGGGCAATCGTATGACGAAGTCAtgtcaattacaataattttttttttgcgttttcAGATACTTACAGATTATCCTATAACTTTaactttcgtttcttcgttaatCGGTGGATCATGTGTGGCTGTCACTATGCAACCTTTTGACGTATTGGCAACAAGATTGTACAATCAAA GAGCAACAAAAAGTGGAAAAGGTGAGCTCTATAATGGGCTCTACGACGCTTTGGTTAAAATAATACGAACAGAAGGTTTATATGGCTTATATAAAGGAACTTTCCCAACGTGGATGAGAATAGCACCACACACAGTTTTATGTTTAGTATTCTATAAGAAATTAGATCAATTGTACGACGGTATGAGAACGTAA
- the LOC124428340 gene encoding 6-phosphofructo-2-kinase/fructose-2,6-bisphosphatase isoform X1, which yields MNDPKNEMHYTPPTSKQTKPFPIRGERANFVNKPHVIAMVGLPARGKTYISKKLCRYLNWIGINTKVFNLGEYRRHATTAYQCHEFFRADNIKAMAIRTQCAVDALNDVCRWLESGDGEVAVFDATNSTVDRRKMIHDIVVGKMDYKLFFVESVCNDPEIVEQNIMEVKVSSPDYANMNKEEVLADFMLRIEHYREKYEPLDEDYETDLSFMKIYNTGEKVIVHKHEGHIQSRIVYYLMNIHIVPRTIYLTRHGESMMNLEGRIGGDSDLSERGWEYARALATFITSQDIQGLRVWTSWLKRTIQTAGDVEAPQERWKALNEIDAGICEEMTYAEIAEKYPTDFAARDQNKFPYRYPRGESYEDLVARLEPVIMELERQGNVLVVSHQAVLRCLLAYFLDKSSEELPYLQVPLHTIIKLTPVAYGCKVEHIRLPIDAVDTHRPKPKIPGYLEDRFRRKGKVLRT from the exons ATGAACGATCCGAAAAATGAGATGCACTACACGCCACCGACTTCGAAACAGACGAAACCTTTTCCGATTCGAG GGGAACGAGCAAATTTCGTAAACAAGCCTCATGTAATCGCGATGGTGGGTTTGCCAGCTCGAGGCAAGACCTATATTTCGAAGAAGCTCTGCAGGTATCTCAATTGGATCGGAATAAACACGAAGGTCTTCAATCTCGGCGAGTATAGAAGGCATGCGACGACTGCCTATCAATGCCACGAATTTTTCCGTGCGGATAACATAAAAGCTATGGCGATAAGAACACAATGTGCCGTGGATGCGTTGAACGACGTTTGTCGTTGGCTCGAGAGTGGCGACGGAGAAGTTGCCGTTTTCGATGCTACCAATTCTACTGTGGATCGACGTAAAATGATACACGATATTGTTGTAGGAAAGATGGATTACAAGCTCTTCTTCGTCGAATCTGTTTGTAACGATCCTGAGATAGTCGAGCAAAATATTATGGAG GTCAAAGTCAGCAGTCCAGATTATGCGAATATGAATAAGGAAGAAGTATTGGCCGATTTTATGTTGCGGATCGAACATTATAGGGAAAAATATGAGCCACTGGACGAGGATTATGAGACTGATCTGTCCTTTATGAAAATCTATAACACCGGCGAAAAAGTTATAGTGCACAAACACGAGGGACACATACAGAGCAGGATCGTCTACTATTTGATGAACATTCACATTGTACCTCGTACGATATATCTAACCAGGCATGGCGAGAGTATGATGAATCTGGAAGGTAGAATAGGAGGTGACTCGGATCTTAGTGAAAGAGGTTGGGAGTACGCCAGGGCATTAGCTACCTTCATTACCAGTCAGGATATTCAG GGTCTAAGAGTATGGACAAGCTGGTTAAAAAGGACCATACAGACGGCAGGGGACGTGGAAGCACCTCAGGAAAGATGGAAGGCCCTCAATGAGATCGATGCC GGAATTTGCGAAGAGATGACCTATGCAGAGATCGCCGAGAAGTATCCTACGGATTTTGCTGCAAGGGACCAAAATAAATTCCCCTATCGTTATCCACGAGGTGAGAGCTATGAGGATTTGGTAGCACGGTTGGAACCCGTGATAATGGAATTGGAAAGGCAAGGCAATGTTTTGGTCGTCAGTCATCAAGCGGTATTACGTTGTCTGCTCGCTTATTTCTTGGATAAGAGTTCAG AGGAACTACCGTACCTCCAGGTACCATTGCATACCATCATTAAATTGACACCCGTTGCATATGGTTGTAAAGTGGAACACATACGACTACCAATCGATGCGGTGGATACTCATCGACCAAAACCAAAG ATCCCAGGATATTTGGAAGATCGATTcagaaggaaagggaaagtTCTACGCACGTGA
- the LOC124428340 gene encoding 6-phosphofructo-2-kinase/fructose-2,6-bisphosphatase isoform X2: MNDPKNEMHYTPPTSKQTKPFPIRGERANFVNKPHVIAMVGLPARGKTYISKKLCRYLNWIGINTKVFNLGEYRRHATTAYQCHEFFRADNIKAMAIRTQCAVDALNDVCRWLESGDGEVAVFDATNSTVDRRKMIHDIVVGKMDYKLFFVESVCNDPEIVEQNIMEVKVSSPDYANMNKEEVLADFMLRIEHYREKYEPLDEDYETDLSFMKIYNTGEKVIVHKHEGHIQSRIVYYLMNIHIVPRTIYLTRHGESMMNLEGRIGGDSDLSERGWEYARALATFITSQDIQGLRVWTSWLKRTIQTAGDVEAPQERWKALNEIDAGICEEMTYAEIAEKYPTDFAARDQNKFPYRYPRGESYEDLVARLEPVIMELERQGNVLVVSHQAVLRCLLAYFLDKSSEELPYLQVPLHTIIKLTPVAYGCKVEHIRLPIDAVDTHRPKPKSACLPVV, from the exons ATGAACGATCCGAAAAATGAGATGCACTACACGCCACCGACTTCGAAACAGACGAAACCTTTTCCGATTCGAG GGGAACGAGCAAATTTCGTAAACAAGCCTCATGTAATCGCGATGGTGGGTTTGCCAGCTCGAGGCAAGACCTATATTTCGAAGAAGCTCTGCAGGTATCTCAATTGGATCGGAATAAACACGAAGGTCTTCAATCTCGGCGAGTATAGAAGGCATGCGACGACTGCCTATCAATGCCACGAATTTTTCCGTGCGGATAACATAAAAGCTATGGCGATAAGAACACAATGTGCCGTGGATGCGTTGAACGACGTTTGTCGTTGGCTCGAGAGTGGCGACGGAGAAGTTGCCGTTTTCGATGCTACCAATTCTACTGTGGATCGACGTAAAATGATACACGATATTGTTGTAGGAAAGATGGATTACAAGCTCTTCTTCGTCGAATCTGTTTGTAACGATCCTGAGATAGTCGAGCAAAATATTATGGAG GTCAAAGTCAGCAGTCCAGATTATGCGAATATGAATAAGGAAGAAGTATTGGCCGATTTTATGTTGCGGATCGAACATTATAGGGAAAAATATGAGCCACTGGACGAGGATTATGAGACTGATCTGTCCTTTATGAAAATCTATAACACCGGCGAAAAAGTTATAGTGCACAAACACGAGGGACACATACAGAGCAGGATCGTCTACTATTTGATGAACATTCACATTGTACCTCGTACGATATATCTAACCAGGCATGGCGAGAGTATGATGAATCTGGAAGGTAGAATAGGAGGTGACTCGGATCTTAGTGAAAGAGGTTGGGAGTACGCCAGGGCATTAGCTACCTTCATTACCAGTCAGGATATTCAG GGTCTAAGAGTATGGACAAGCTGGTTAAAAAGGACCATACAGACGGCAGGGGACGTGGAAGCACCTCAGGAAAGATGGAAGGCCCTCAATGAGATCGATGCC GGAATTTGCGAAGAGATGACCTATGCAGAGATCGCCGAGAAGTATCCTACGGATTTTGCTGCAAGGGACCAAAATAAATTCCCCTATCGTTATCCACGAGGTGAGAGCTATGAGGATTTGGTAGCACGGTTGGAACCCGTGATAATGGAATTGGAAAGGCAAGGCAATGTTTTGGTCGTCAGTCATCAAGCGGTATTACGTTGTCTGCTCGCTTATTTCTTGGATAAGAGTTCAG AGGAACTACCGTACCTCCAGGTACCATTGCATACCATCATTAAATTGACACCCGTTGCATATGGTTGTAAAGTGGAACACATACGACTACCAATCGATGCGGTGGATACTCATCGACCAAAACCAAAG AGTGCCTGCCTGCCTGTTGTTTAG